The window AattattatcacaaaacatcCTCAATGGTTTATGAACTGAATCAACAACCTTCAATTCACTAATGAAATTTTTAAGCCATACTGCTTGCTTCATACCTTCAAAGCATGCTATGAATTCAGCTTCCATGGTAGAAGTAGAGATTATAGTTTGTTTGGCACTTTTCCAAGAGATAGCACCTCCATTCGTCATAAATATGTATCCACCAGTCGATTTCCTTTCATCCAAGTCCCCAGCCAAGTCTGAATCTGTGTATCCAACAACTTCTAGCGTATTCTCTCTTCCATATACCAACATGTAACCTTTTATTCTCTGTAGATACCTTAAAACTTTCTTTGCAGCCACCCAATGTGCCTCACCTGGATTTGATTGAAATCTTCCAAGTAATCCAACTATGAATGCAAGATTGGGTCTGGTGCAAATATtggcatacatcaaactacctaCTAGAGAGGCATATGGTTTCAActttatcttttctttctctAACTCGTTCTTTGGACTCTGTTGCCGAGAAAATTTGTCACCTTTATTCACAGGAACATTAGCACAATTGCAATGCTCTATGTTGAACCTAGTCAAGACTCTCTCAATGTACCCCTTTTGTGAAAGCCCCAAAAGCTTTCCTTTCTTATCTCTGATTATCTCTATGCCAAGTACATAGTGAGCTTCCCCcatatctttcatttcaaaattGGTACTGAGCATTTTCTTGGTTTCTTACAATAGCTGGAAATTTGAACTTGCTATCAATATGTCATCCACGTATAGCACCAGAAAAATGAATTTAGTATCCTTGAACTTGTAATATATACAATCATCTAGCTTATTCTCTTTGAAGCCATATGCTGTAACCACTCTATCAAACTTGACATACCATTGCCTACTTGCCTGTTTAAGTCCATAAATAGATTTATTCAGTTTGCAGACCATGTTATCATTTCCCCTTTCAACAAATCCAGTTGGTTGTAGCATGTAAATGTCTTCCTCTAATTCTCCATTGAGAAAAACTGTTTTGACATCCATCTGATGTAGTTCTAAGTCAAAATAAGCTGTCAAAACCATGATTACTCTCATAGAGTCTTTTGAAAAGACTGGACAGAAAGTGTCACTGAAATCGATTCATTCCCTCTGTGTAAATCCCTTTGCCACCAACATAGCCTTGTATCTTTCTATTCTGCCTTCGACATCTCTTTTTGTCTTATAAACCCATTTACAACCTATTGGTTTGATGCTTGGATCAGAGTTTACCAACGTCCAAACGTTGTTTTTAGACATAGATTCCAGTTTTTCCTCTATGGCTTTCTTCCATATAGCTGCTTGAGAACTTGACATCGCCTGAGGAAATGGTAATGGATCATCAATATCCCCAAAGTCATATTCAGTTTCTTGAAGATACACATAATCGTTGGAAATCGCAGGCTTTCTAGTTCTCATGAACTGTCTCAATGGTTGCTACACAGGTTGATCACTCTGTGGTTGAACTTCTTCATCTACAGTCTCTATAGGATCATCAATATGTGGTTGCAAACTATTTTCAATCATAGGAGTGTCTTCTTCTTCGATTATGGTTGAATGGTTGGTGTAAATCGGAATTTGAATGTAATTACTTGAAGAAGTTGCAATTGCAGTTTAGTCTATctcttcaaattcaaattccttAACTGCTAAACCAGATACATCTTGATCTTCTAAAAACACTGCATTATGAGTCTCTTGAATTCTTGAATGTGCTTATGGACAATAGAACTTAAAACCATTGGACTTTTCTGAATATCTAATAAAATAGCAAGTTGTTGTTCTTGAGTCGAATTTCCTCTCATTAGGATTATAGAACCTGCCCTCAGACTTGCATCCCCATACATGAAAGTGTCCAAAGCTCGGCTTTCTAGCACTCCATACTTCAAATGGTGTACCTTTAATAACTTTGGTTAGTACTCGGTTCAAAATGTAATTGGCTATCTTGAGTGCTTCACCCCAGAGAAAACTAGGCAATTTTGACCTTGATATCATGCTTCTGACCATCCCAATAAGAGTTCTATTCCTCCTCTCGGAGACCATTCTGTTATGGTGTCCCAGGTGTGGTGTATTGTGCTATAATGCCTTGTTGCTGAAGATAGAGTGCAAAAGGCCCCTTCTGTTGTCCACCCTCAGTGTACCTACCAAAATACAATCCTCCTCTATCAGATCTCACAATcttaatctgcctatttagttgtttctCAAATTTGGTCTTAAAGATTATGAAACAATTAAGTAATGTTGATTTTTCACTAATGAGAAAAGTATAACCATATCGAGAGAAGTAATCAATAAAATTCACAAAATTGCTATTTTCACATATGGTTTTAACAGGAAAAGGACCACAGACATCAGTATGAATAATTTCCAAGAGATTTTGACTTCTCTTAGCTTCAAAGTTTCTAGTGTTAGTCAATTTTCCCTTTATGCAGTCAACACATTCCTTTGCATTTTTAAAATCGAGTGCAGGAATCAAATTTGACTTGGTTAATTGCAAAACTCTATCCTTTGAGATATGTCCCAACCTTTTATGCCATAAGTCATATGAAAACTCAATATCATGCATTTTTTTGACATTAGTGTTTAAAACAAAACTCGGCCTTTCTTCAACAATGTAATCTATTTTCCATAACTCCTCATGTAAAACAGCAGTCCATAACAAaaaatctttcttatttttctggAAAAAATTCACACAGGTATCATCACAAATGAACCCAAAACCTTGTTTTACTAATTTTGATACAGAAACCAAATTTCTTCTCATGGCTGGGACATACAAAACATCATTTAGTTGAAGAACAAAACCAGACTTCATTTTTAATTTCACAATTCCAATAGCCTCAACTGCAACCCTTGACCCTTCACCCACAAAAACATTATAAGAATCCTTACCAGTTTGTTTTTGTCTTTGAAAACCATGCAATGTGTTAGTTATATGAACTGAAGATCCAGTATCAAACCACCAAGAATTAGCAGGAATTTCAATCAAATTTGACTCTACACACACATAGACATCAGTTCTACCTTTACTCCTTAGCCAATCTTTAAATCTTTCAATATCCTTCCTGTAATGACCTTGAGTTTGCAATGATGACATTTGATTTTAGAAACATCTTTAGGCTTAACATTAAGATTGTGAGATTTAGAGGATTTAGTATTTTCAGTAGTTTTACTAGGCTTAACAGAATTATTAGGAGGTTTAGATGTCATACCAGAAGCACTAGAGGTCTCCTTAATCCCAACATGCATAAGATTCACAGCTTCAATCTCTTTGCCCTTTTCTTGTCTTTGCCGAGATTCCTCTTGCACACACTGAGCAATCAATTCATCCACAGTCCAAGTCTTATCTTGAGTATTGTAAGATACCTTCAATTGACTGTACTTTGCTGGAAGTGCTTGTAGAATCATAAAGACAAGTTGTTTTTCTCCAATAGTGACATCTATTGAATTGAGTTTCTTAGCTGCATTAGTCATCCTTATGATATGATCTCTTATGGAAGTGTTTCCATCTATCTTGTAGGTTGTCAACATTGACATATATTGACTAATCTCTGCCTTCTCAGATTCTTTGAATTTTCTCTCAATAGCTTTGAGGTAGTCCACTGCAAGATCATGTATTTTTATGCCTCCCTTTACCGTGTCAGTCATTGCACTTTCAAGAACAGATAAAGCAATTTTATTGGCTCTCATCCATTTTTCATATTCAACTTTCTCGGATTTGGTGCTCTTATCTGTCAACAATGGTGGCTTGGGAGTGTCTAATGCAATGTCAAACTCGTTGAGAGTCAGTAAGAGACCTATCTTTCGTCTCCATTTCTTGTAATTACTACCTCCAGTGAGAATTGGCACAGTTGTAAGATTGAGAGTCTTAAGTGAAACTGCAGACATGTTAAAAATGAAATCTCAATAGAAGAACCAAAAGTTCTTGATTTCAATCTACTTTCACTTAATTCACAACTCTAATGAATTAATttagtcatatatatatatatatatatatggatttctCATAGTCATGAAAAAGCATATACAAATTAAACAACTCATTTGTGAATCTCATTCATTACACAGATCACAATTTCAATTGAAACACAAAGACCAAAAGAAACATCATGTAAGTCAATAAATTGTTAACAAAGAATCCATATATTTCATAAACTTCACACAATGACCTAAAAAATCATGGTGTGAAAACCCAGAACACATCTCTGTATATATGACTATTATCAATACGAGAGAGATcaagaaaacagaaaaatacCTTAAGTTGCAAACATCATAAACATCGCAGCGGAAGCAATAGATACtagaaatatttaaattataatatttcaGAGAGATTTGATTTTATCAGATCACACAACATGGATCTTCTAGAGGTAAGCGTGATGAAGATGTTTGCAGACATGTTTGAAGGATCGAGGGTTGTTTTCCTCTTTTGAATCGATGacggtaaaaaattataaaataaaataaaaattcttttGGGCAGCCCACAGTaacttaattaaatattatccGCACAAAACGATGTCGTATAGAATAGGGTGGTTCTTATTTTCTCAGTCTGCAATTAGTTCTTGCAGATTTGAAGAACTCATTCAAgatttaatttaaatgaaaaaccattggctctgataccacatgttagtgtaaacaaaagattcaataCAATAACTAGGAACACAAGGATTGATAAAGTAAATCACAGATCTTGAACTATATAAACAATAACCAAACAAAGCTCAAAACATGTTGATTGATGCATACCTGCAGACATGTTTGTAGATGTAGAAGCCATGTAAATTCTGCACACAACCTTCTTCTCTCTGCAAAGCACAATACTCTCCAACTTATAGGCAATTGGAACAAGATGAGCGCTACCTCTGTGAGAGCAGGGATTGTGAATTTATACTACAAATTCCGGACCACCTATAACAATCCTACAAGGAATATGAAACTAAATCCTTGTACAATCATGAATACTAAACTTAAGTTCCAAATAGAGCTTTAATCCAAACCAAAATTGGATTCACTCTCATGAACATATTGGGACTTCTTTATGCTAATATGCAACAACTTAACCATGTGAATCACACTCATATTCCAACATCACCTCCGATAGGCTTGAAAAGCCAAAGACTCGTAGTGTATCATGATGCCAACATAGATTCACAATCAAGTAATGGGCTCTTCTATCTATGGCCCAATGTTTTGGAGAAATTCTTAAGTGTGAGCGTTTAGATTACGCGGTCATGTAATCCCATTCACAAAACACCCCCTCCCTGTATTTCGATTCTATTCACCCCTTTGATTCCACCTCGTGTctatatctattgtattataCAAACGCCTAGAGACAAGACATCTCTCAATGTCTAGGCGAAGGCCATACTTCATTTTGTTCAACCCCTTTTCTTGTTTGTCAAGGAACATATAAGAATGAGTTCTGTCCAATTTGTGAAGCCGACATTTGATGATTAGACGAGGATTGTATTGGATTATTTAACACCAATCTTAATCTGGATTAAATATCGAGTGAATTAACAACTGAATAAAATGAGATTATACGTTTTTTCTATGAGCTTATTTTTAGTCATTTGAAATGAAGAGCCTAAATAAAACCAATCTAATCTAACTCAATTTCTACAATTAGTCCAACACAAATTAATTCCATGTATCAATCGTGCTTTTTGAGTCAAGTGTGTAATGCTGATCTATTGATCATGaagttggaagaaaaaaaaaagtcttgaATGATGGTCTCATCAAATTGACTTCTGAAACATTGGGCAGTGGCAATAATCATATTGATTAGTATTAGATTAATTAAGTGTATTAGTAGGGACCCAAAAATCTTAGGACAATTATCTCGTATCTCAAAtcaaatcacatgcatcattATGCATAACAATCAATCTCCTACAAAGTGCTACGCAACTTAATTAACCACTTTTCACTTTTACTAATTTCCCATCCACTTACAAGTTACAAATTtcagaagtaaaaaaaaatcatctcaacATAAAAGTTGCTCCAAGTGCACGTGTTCCCTAATG of the Pyrus communis chromosome 1, drPyrComm1.1, whole genome shotgun sequence genome contains:
- the LOC137726527 gene encoding secreted RxLR effector protein 161-like, which translates into the protein MGEAHYVLGIEIIRDKKGKLLGLSQKGYIERVLTRFNIEHCNCANVPVNKGDKFSRQQSPKNELEKEKIKLKPYASLVGSLMYANICTRPNLAFIVGLLGRFQSNPGEAHWVAAKKVLRYLQRIKGYMLVYGRENTLEVVGYTDSDLAGDLDERKSTGGYIFMTNGGAISWKSAKQTIISTSTMEAEFIACFEGMKQAVWLKNFISELKVVDSVHKPLRMFCDNNSTVFFSKNNKRNLASRLMDVKFLKVREKVK
- the LOC137726538 gene encoding uncharacterized protein; translation: MSAVSLKTLNLTTVPILTGGSNYKKWRRKIGLLLTLNEFDIALDTPKPPLLTDKSTKSEKVEYEKWMRANKIALSVLESAMTDTVKGGIKIHDLAVDYLKAIERKFKESEKAEISQYMSMLTTYKIDGNTSIRDHIIRMTNAAKKLNSIDVTIGEKQLVFMILQALPAKYSQLKVSYNTQDKTWTVDELIAQCVQEESRQRQEKGKEIEAVNLMHVGIKETSSASGMTSKPPNNSVKPSKTTENTKSSKSHNLNVKPKDVSKIKCHHCKLKVITGRILKDLKIG